One Megasphaera elsdenii DSM 20460 genomic window carries:
- the glgB gene encoding 1,4-alpha-glucan branching protein GlgB, translating into MKLSAIDEYSTFLYHQGTNYASYRLFGAHFTVLRRKPCVRFAVWAPHAQQVSVVGDFNHWDADANPMERSSCGNGIWVTHIAGLQEGDIYKYAITTASGERILKSDPYAFWSEVRPNTASKLTKLHYAWRDKKWMDSRSAYDSYRKPMLTYEVHLGSWRRDEDGEMLSYRDIAPQLVDYVKQMNYTHIELMPLCEYPFDGSWGYQGTGYFSATSRYGKPEDLMYLVDLCHRNGIGVILDWVPGHFCRDAHGLRHFDGDPCYESGNPMLAENKEWDTMNFDYGRTEVQSFLISSALFWLSQFHIDGLRIDAVANMLYLDYGHADGDWQPNKYGGRENLEAIEFLRHLNTAVFKEYPQALMIAEESSAWPLVTKPVDVGGLGFNYKWNMGWMNDMLRYMSLDPLFRKDNHNLITFSLCYAFSENFILPLSHDEVVHGKHSLLDKMPGDYWQKFAGLRAFYGYWMSHPGKKLLFMGSEFGQFIEWKYDDSLDWHLLKYPMHQAMHDYVRSLNTYYVDHPELWEEDCDWSGFSWISCDDCDNSVIAFYRTGKDESDMTVVVCNFTPVVRHSYRFGVPRKGTYVEVFNSDATAFGGSNVLNEGEFEAQDVPMHGMDQSLELTLPPLATIYLQLTGSAKKKAVTKRRRRRTVKTDKAADGTVKKTAKAPGKKATTRGKGKAKTAASEKKTAATRKRRPGRPAKKEADV; encoded by the coding sequence ATGAAACTCAGTGCAATCGACGAGTACAGTACCTTCTTGTATCATCAAGGTACGAACTACGCCAGTTATCGTCTGTTTGGGGCCCATTTCACGGTCCTGCGCCGCAAGCCTTGTGTGCGCTTTGCCGTCTGGGCACCTCATGCGCAGCAGGTCAGCGTCGTCGGTGATTTCAATCACTGGGATGCTGATGCCAACCCCATGGAACGGAGCAGCTGCGGCAATGGCATTTGGGTTACACATATTGCCGGCCTCCAGGAAGGGGACATCTACAAATACGCCATCACGACGGCATCGGGGGAACGCATCTTAAAGAGCGATCCTTACGCCTTCTGGTCGGAAGTACGTCCCAATACGGCATCGAAATTGACGAAACTCCACTATGCGTGGCGCGACAAGAAATGGATGGACAGCCGCAGTGCTTACGATTCGTACCGCAAGCCCATGCTGACCTATGAAGTCCATCTCGGCTCGTGGCGCCGCGATGAAGATGGGGAAATGCTGTCGTACCGCGACATAGCGCCCCAGCTCGTCGATTATGTCAAACAGATGAATTATACCCACATCGAGCTCATGCCGCTGTGCGAATATCCCTTCGACGGCTCCTGGGGCTATCAGGGGACGGGCTATTTCTCGGCGACCAGCCGCTATGGCAAGCCGGAAGATTTGATGTATCTCGTCGACCTGTGCCACCGCAACGGCATCGGCGTCATCCTCGACTGGGTACCGGGTCATTTTTGCCGCGACGCTCACGGCCTGCGCCATTTTGACGGCGATCCGTGCTATGAATCGGGCAACCCCATGCTGGCTGAAAATAAGGAATGGGACACGATGAATTTCGACTATGGCCGGACGGAAGTCCAGTCCTTCCTCATTTCCAGTGCCCTCTTCTGGCTCAGCCAGTTCCACATCGACGGCCTGCGCATCGACGCCGTCGCCAACATGCTCTACCTCGATTACGGCCATGCTGACGGCGACTGGCAGCCCAATAAATACGGCGGCCGGGAAAACCTGGAAGCCATCGAATTCCTGCGCCATCTCAATACGGCCGTCTTCAAGGAATACCCCCAGGCCCTGATGATTGCCGAAGAATCGTCGGCCTGGCCCCTGGTGACCAAGCCCGTCGACGTCGGCGGCCTGGGATTCAATTACAAATGGAACATGGGCTGGATGAACGATATGCTCCGCTACATGTCGCTGGACCCGCTGTTCCGCAAGGACAATCACAACCTGATTACCTTTTCGTTATGTTACGCTTTTTCAGAAAACTTCATCCTGCCTTTGTCGCATGATGAAGTCGTCCACGGCAAACATTCTCTCCTGGACAAGATGCCTGGCGACTACTGGCAGAAATTCGCCGGCCTGCGCGCCTTCTACGGCTACTGGATGTCCCATCCGGGCAAGAAGCTCCTGTTCATGGGCAGCGAGTTCGGCCAGTTCATCGAATGGAAATACGATGACAGCCTGGACTGGCACCTCCTCAAGTATCCCATGCACCAGGCCATGCACGACTACGTGCGCAGCCTGAACACGTACTATGTGGACCATCCGGAATTATGGGAAGAAGACTGCGACTGGTCGGGCTTCTCGTGGATCAGCTGCGACGACTGCGACAACAGCGTCATCGCCTTTTACCGTACCGGTAAGGACGAATCGGATATGACCGTCGTCGTCTGCAACTTTACGCCTGTCGTCCGCCATTCATATCGCTTCGGCGTCCCCCGGAAAGGGACGTACGTCGAAGTCTTCAACAGCGATGCGACGGCCTTTGGCGGGTCCAACGTCCTCAACGAAGGTGAATTTGAAGCCCAGGATGTGCCCATGCACGGCATGGACCAGTCCCTGGAACTGACCCTGCCGCCGCTGGCGACGATTTACCTGCAGCTCACTGGAAGTGCTAAAAAAAAAGCAGTGACGAAACGGCGGCGCCGCCGGACGGTGAAAACCGATAAGGCCGCTGACGGGACCGTCAAGAAAACGGCCAAGGCGCCGGGAAAGAAGGCGACGACCCGTGGAAAAGGGAAAGCCAAAACGGCAGCGTCTGAAAAGAAGACTGCTGCAACGAGAAAGAGAAGACCTGGGCGTCCTGCCAAAAAGGAAGCAGACGTCTGA
- the glgA gene encoding glycogen synthase GlgA codes for MNVLFVASEAVPFIKTGGLADVMGALPKALAKKGMDVRLVIPKYSRIAEEAKKQMKEVTTGIVNLAWRQLYYGVEEIKQDGVTVYFIDNEWYFKRDGLYGYGDDDERFAYFCRAVLTMLPKIGFKPDIIHCNDWHTGLMGVFLKEDFWHDDFYKGIKVIYTIHNLKYQGIYPPSIMRDIIGLPQELFDKGNLECDGCVNYMKSGMVYADHITTVSPSYAQEITYPYFGEGLDGYIRDNGEKVTGIINGLDVDVYNPETDPYIKRQYSVANARAGKRENKDALRAELGLRIKRGVPLIAMVTRLVEDKGLDLVTRIMDELVDDDVQLVLVGTGDAGYENAFRELARRHPTKVSANITFNEALAHKVYAAADMFLMPSRYEPCGLSQLIALRYGAIPIVRETGGLKDTVHPFDKYSKQGNGLTFPNFNAHELLFTTKRAMGYYEDTALWDILVRNAMTSDYSWDRSAEAYLNLYKKVLQQ; via the coding sequence ATGAATGTATTATTTGTGGCCTCAGAAGCAGTGCCATTTATTAAAACAGGCGGGCTGGCCGATGTCATGGGCGCACTGCCCAAGGCCTTAGCCAAGAAGGGCATGGACGTCCGCCTGGTCATTCCGAAATACAGCCGCATCGCCGAAGAAGCGAAGAAGCAGATGAAAGAAGTGACGACAGGCATCGTGAACCTGGCCTGGCGCCAGCTCTACTACGGTGTCGAAGAAATCAAGCAGGACGGCGTGACCGTCTATTTCATCGACAACGAATGGTATTTCAAGCGCGATGGCCTCTACGGCTACGGCGATGACGACGAACGCTTCGCCTACTTCTGCCGCGCCGTCCTGACCATGCTGCCCAAGATTGGCTTCAAGCCGGATATCATCCACTGCAACGACTGGCATACAGGCCTCATGGGGGTCTTCCTCAAAGAAGATTTCTGGCATGATGATTTCTACAAGGGCATCAAAGTGATCTATACCATTCACAACTTGAAGTACCAAGGCATTTATCCGCCGTCGATCATGCGCGACATCATCGGCCTGCCGCAGGAACTCTTCGATAAGGGCAACCTGGAATGTGACGGCTGCGTGAACTATATGAAATCGGGCATGGTCTACGCCGACCACATCACGACGGTCAGCCCGTCGTACGCCCAGGAAATCACCTATCCTTACTTTGGCGAAGGCCTGGATGGCTATATCCGCGACAATGGGGAAAAGGTGACGGGCATCATCAACGGCCTCGACGTTGACGTCTATAATCCGGAAACGGACCCGTACATCAAGCGCCAGTATTCCGTCGCCAATGCCCGGGCCGGCAAGCGGGAGAATAAAGACGCCCTGCGGGCCGAACTGGGCCTGCGCATCAAGCGCGGCGTCCCCCTGATCGCCATGGTCACGCGCCTCGTCGAAGACAAGGGCCTGGACCTGGTCACGCGCATCATGGATGAACTCGTCGACGACGACGTCCAGCTGGTCCTGGTCGGCACGGGTGATGCCGGCTATGAAAACGCCTTCCGCGAACTGGCCCGCCGTCATCCGACCAAGGTATCGGCGAATATCACCTTCAACGAAGCCCTGGCCCATAAGGTCTATGCCGCTGCCGACATGTTCCTCATGCCATCGCGGTACGAACCGTGCGGCCTGAGCCAGCTCATCGCCCTGCGCTACGGCGCCATCCCCATCGTTCGTGAAACGGGCGGCCTCAAGGATACGGTCCATCCCTTCGATAAATACAGCAAACAGGGCAATGGCCTGACCTTCCCGAACTTCAACGCCCATGAACTCCTGTTCACGACGAAACGGGCCATGGGCTACTATGAAGACACGGCCTTGTGGGATATCCTCGTCCGCAACGCCATGACCAGCGATTACAGCTGGGACCGCTCGGCCGAAGCGTACCTGAATCTGTACAAAAAAGTATTACAACAATAA
- the malQ gene encoding 4-alpha-glucanotransferase — protein MDLRLYHNSHEFYYRSSFGAVPSGSRLILRLRAGGSDARNCRARIRLWQSNVGESFVPMTYQDGIFTGCVTMPPKGCLVWYYFIVDDGHETVYYGNNYDRLGGEGAKYPEVPPAYQVTVYDKDAHTPDWFKHAIVYQIFPDRFRHGTHTTGRLYGKKGAVIHSDWDDVPYYCKREGQGDIVYYDFFGGNLAGIREKLPYLKELGITAIYLNPIFESSSNHRYGTADYFRVDPMLGTNEEFAAFCQAAKEAGIHIILDGVFSHTGADSIYFNRFGNYPGVGAYQSKESPYYEWYRFKQYPDDYESWWGVSDLPDVEETTPSYMDFIIDSEDSVLKYWLNEGISGWRLDVIDELPVPFLRQFYHTLKEEKPDAILIGEVWEDASNKVSYSEQREYLCGYDIDSAMNYAQRAIMLDFMTGVKDARRMNAELTRLIENYPPENFYAMLNLIGSHDIERILTVLTKAGGTDVATAEETGKKRLKLLTAWQMTMPGAPCIYYGDEVGVTGGKDPDNRRTYPWGHEDLDLLSWTKALTRLRTAHDALQTGRFIPLYADGDVFAFARVIEGGQDVFGKPAEDGFFIIAMNRNPSALRTISIYTDGLAYGKLTNALHPRMTPVTTVNSRLTLTLPPLKVVILQGKEAGTKRAGVLLHPTSLPAACGNGVLGPAAYRFVDFLKAAGQRVWQILPLTPPLMGDSPYLSESAFAGNEALISLEVLRDWGWLRQEALDDFLAQGQKTTSWHSLAAYKAKILWDMSHDPDLTIPWEPFRAFCEKNAYWLDDYALFRAVRDFFGGRCWTEWPEDIRHHSREALAQYGRELAGAVSHVKFMQYIFSRQWHDVRAYAAKNGVSVLGDVPMFVAHNSADCWAHQDQFDLDEMGNPSSVAGVPPDYFSADGQLWGNPLYDYQAMAADNYQWWTDRFRRMMDLVDEVRVDHFRGFAAYWAVPAGSETAKSGAWKEGPGLDLFRAVYQKIGRLRLVAEDLGVITDDVCTLKDALHLPGMKVIQFHLKDRADGRLAFDTEPDCIAYTGTHDNNTIRGWYEDDLSPSQQLHVRQMLGLSDEAAPQEIVGALIAYTCRRRAETVIIPMQDLLALPSSGRMNTPGVAEGNWHWQLKDGQLTFDIARWLAKVCRESGR, from the coding sequence ATGGACTTACGATTGTACCACAACTCTCATGAATTTTATTACCGCTCGTCTTTTGGTGCCGTTCCCTCCGGGAGCCGGCTCATCCTGCGCCTCCGGGCCGGCGGCAGCGATGCCCGGAACTGCCGGGCCCGCATCCGCCTGTGGCAGAGCAATGTCGGTGAATCCTTTGTGCCCATGACGTACCAAGACGGCATTTTCACGGGCTGCGTCACCATGCCGCCCAAGGGCTGCCTGGTCTGGTATTATTTCATCGTCGACGATGGCCATGAGACCGTCTATTACGGCAATAACTACGATCGCCTCGGCGGGGAAGGGGCCAAATATCCCGAGGTGCCGCCGGCCTATCAGGTCACGGTCTACGATAAGGACGCCCATACGCCGGACTGGTTCAAACATGCCATCGTCTACCAGATTTTCCCGGACCGCTTCCGCCACGGGACCCATACGACAGGCCGCCTGTACGGTAAGAAAGGGGCCGTCATCCATAGCGACTGGGACGACGTGCCTTATTACTGCAAGCGCGAAGGCCAGGGCGACATCGTCTATTACGACTTTTTTGGCGGCAACCTCGCCGGTATCCGGGAAAAGCTGCCTTACTTGAAGGAACTGGGAATCACGGCGATTTACCTCAACCCGATTTTTGAAAGTTCCAGCAATCACCGCTACGGTACGGCCGATTACTTCCGCGTCGACCCCATGCTGGGGACGAATGAAGAATTTGCCGCTTTCTGCCAGGCCGCCAAAGAAGCAGGCATCCACATCATCCTTGACGGCGTCTTCAGCCATACCGGGGCCGACAGCATTTACTTCAACCGCTTCGGCAACTATCCCGGCGTCGGCGCCTATCAGTCGAAGGAATCGCCGTATTATGAATGGTACCGCTTCAAGCAGTATCCCGACGACTATGAATCGTGGTGGGGCGTATCGGACCTGCCCGATGTCGAAGAGACGACGCCGTCTTATATGGATTTCATCATCGACAGCGAAGACAGCGTCCTCAAATACTGGCTGAACGAAGGCATCAGCGGCTGGCGCCTGGACGTCATCGACGAACTGCCCGTGCCCTTCCTGCGCCAGTTCTACCATACGCTGAAAGAGGAAAAGCCCGACGCCATCCTCATCGGCGAAGTCTGGGAAGATGCTTCGAACAAGGTCAGTTACAGCGAGCAGCGGGAGTACCTCTGCGGCTATGACATCGACAGTGCCATGAATTACGCCCAACGGGCCATCATGCTGGATTTCATGACCGGTGTCAAAGATGCGCGGCGCATGAATGCTGAATTGACGCGGCTCATTGAAAATTATCCGCCCGAAAATTTCTATGCCATGCTCAACCTCATCGGCAGCCACGATATCGAACGCATCCTGACGGTCCTCACCAAGGCCGGCGGCACCGACGTGGCGACGGCCGAAGAAACGGGCAAGAAGCGCCTGAAGCTGTTGACGGCCTGGCAGATGACCATGCCCGGTGCGCCCTGCATCTATTACGGCGATGAAGTCGGCGTCACCGGCGGCAAGGATCCCGACAACCGCCGGACCTATCCCTGGGGCCACGAAGACCTGGACCTGCTGTCCTGGACCAAGGCCCTGACGCGGCTGCGCACAGCACACGACGCTTTACAGACGGGCCGCTTCATCCCCCTCTATGCCGACGGCGACGTCTTCGCCTTTGCCCGGGTCATCGAAGGGGGACAGGATGTCTTCGGCAAGCCCGCCGAAGATGGCTTCTTCATCATCGCCATGAACCGCAATCCGTCGGCCCTGCGGACAATCAGTATCTATACGGACGGCCTGGCTTACGGGAAACTGACCAATGCCCTCCATCCGCGCATGACGCCGGTCACGACGGTGAACAGCCGCCTGACCCTGACCCTGCCGCCCCTGAAAGTAGTCATCCTCCAGGGGAAGGAGGCCGGGACCAAGCGGGCCGGTGTCCTCCTGCATCCGACGTCCCTGCCGGCAGCCTGTGGCAACGGCGTCTTGGGACCGGCGGCATACCGCTTCGTCGATTTCCTCAAAGCCGCCGGCCAACGGGTCTGGCAGATCCTGCCCCTGACGCCGCCCCTCATGGGCGATTCGCCGTATTTGTCGGAATCGGCCTTTGCCGGCAACGAAGCCCTCATTTCCCTGGAAGTCCTGCGCGACTGGGGCTGGCTGCGGCAGGAAGCGCTGGACGATTTCCTGGCCCAGGGGCAAAAGACGACGTCCTGGCACAGCCTGGCAGCTTATAAGGCCAAGATTCTCTGGGATATGTCCCATGATCCGGACCTGACCATTCCCTGGGAACCGTTCCGGGCTTTCTGTGAAAAGAACGCCTACTGGCTCGACGACTACGCCCTGTTCCGGGCTGTCCGCGACTTCTTCGGCGGCCGCTGCTGGACGGAGTGGCCCGAAGATATCCGCCATCACAGCCGGGAAGCCCTGGCTCAGTACGGCAGGGAACTGGCCGGCGCCGTATCGCATGTCAAATTCATGCAGTATATCTTCAGCCGCCAGTGGCACGATGTCCGGGCCTATGCCGCCAAAAACGGCGTGTCCGTCCTCGGCGATGTGCCCATGTTCGTCGCCCACAACAGTGCCGACTGCTGGGCCCACCAGGACCAGTTCGACCTCGACGAAATGGGAAATCCGTCATCTGTCGCCGGCGTCCCGCCCGATTACTTCAGTGCCGATGGCCAGCTCTGGGGCAATCCCCTTTACGATTACCAGGCCATGGCTGCGGACAACTACCAGTGGTGGACGGACCGCTTCCGCCGCATGATGGACCTCGTCGACGAAGTCCGGGTCGACCATTTCCGCGGCTTTGCCGCCTACTGGGCGGTGCCGGCCGGCTCGGAAACGGCTAAGAGCGGCGCCTGGAAAGAGGGCCCCGGCCTCGACCTTTTCCGGGCGGTCTATCAGAAAATCGGCAGGCTCCGCCTCGTCGCCGAAGACCTGGGCGTCATTACCGACGACGTGTGCACCTTGAAAGATGCCCTGCACCTGCCGGGGATGAAAGTCATCCAGTTCCACCTCAAGGACCGGGCCGACGGCCGCCTGGCCTTCGATACGGAACCGGACTGCATCGCCTATACCGGGACCCATGACAACAACACCATCCGCGGCTGGTATGAAGACGACCTGTCGCCGAGCCAGCAGCTCCACGTCCGCCAGATGCTGGGCCTGTCTGATGAAGCGGCTCCGCAGGAAATCGTCGGCGCCCTCATCGCCTATACCTGCCGCCGCCGGGCCGAAACGGTCATCATCCCCATGCAGGATCTCCTGGCCCTGCCGTCGTCGGGACGCATGAATACGCCCGGCGTGGCGGAAGGCAACTGGCACTGGCAGCTCAAAGACGGGCAGCTGACCTTCGATATCGCCCGCTGGCTGGCCAAAGTGTGCCGCGAAAGCGGACGTTGA
- a CDS encoding ATP-dependent nuclease: MRIQNYRNLQDVEMTFHEKANYIVGENAIGKSGLLRLISYMSDGRNVEEDDYADVTRPIIITMDLNLLQSEREHFADTPDERRQSVRVRMEMRVSDMYPHLYDDNSGEELPLELIRRLRYVSYSAAVPEEQRVPPRIYRALEQKLSNWGEAHWDGLSDEAKAFIHHEVAVGTMDSSYFINIFLLSRLLCRMDRPRADNMKFISLAALCIITQVYLMSISRAVPLEHNVIVDEAGKRYLPLVISIDEPEMHLHPYMQRSVLHYYQQLLNNEDPQFCTLLKDLFGLDGLRGQLFIVTHSTDSLIDDYRHIIRLYRNKQGLVKAACGAGFHFSEEIEKHLIMHFPEVKEALYSRSVLIVEGETEYGCFQHFGKTLDLPFDHYGICLINARGESSISKIKKLLEYFKIPVVALYDADVKGSHKSERGVYFTDEICFEMDLAKTMIDHGQRRDLDRIINTACGEHARATTDMIKKACRKLDVNFHDYPARLLWHVNPRNKKALYIYYFAWLYSNKGVILGRLIGQSLKKEDIPPSFVRAIEAAGQLAKVTKAV, translated from the coding sequence ATGCGTATTCAAAATTACCGGAATCTGCAAGATGTCGAAATGACTTTTCACGAAAAGGCCAACTATATCGTCGGGGAAAACGCCATCGGCAAGAGCGGCCTGCTGCGCCTCATTTCCTATATGAGCGATGGCCGCAACGTTGAAGAAGACGATTATGCCGACGTGACCCGGCCCATTATCATCACGATGGATCTGAACTTGCTGCAGAGTGAACGGGAACATTTCGCCGATACGCCGGACGAACGCCGCCAGAGTGTGCGCGTCCGCATGGAAATGCGCGTCAGCGACATGTATCCTCATCTCTACGATGACAACAGCGGCGAAGAACTGCCGTTAGAGCTCATCCGCCGCCTGCGCTACGTATCCTATTCGGCGGCTGTACCGGAAGAACAGCGCGTGCCGCCGCGCATTTACCGGGCCCTGGAACAGAAGCTGTCGAACTGGGGCGAGGCTCACTGGGATGGCCTGTCGGACGAAGCCAAGGCCTTCATCCACCACGAAGTCGCCGTCGGCACCATGGACTCGTCGTATTTCATCAACATTTTCCTCTTGTCCCGTCTCTTATGCCGCATGGACCGGCCCAGGGCGGACAATATGAAATTCATTTCCCTGGCCGCGTTATGCATCATCACCCAGGTCTACCTGATGTCCATCAGCCGCGCCGTGCCCTTGGAACACAATGTCATCGTCGACGAAGCAGGTAAGCGCTATCTGCCCCTTGTCATTTCCATCGATGAACCGGAAATGCACCTCCATCCCTATATGCAGCGGTCGGTCCTGCATTATTACCAGCAGCTCCTCAACAATGAAGACCCGCAGTTCTGCACGCTCCTCAAGGATTTGTTCGGCCTCGACGGTCTGCGGGGCCAGTTGTTCATCGTCACCCATTCGACGGATTCCCTCATCGACGATTACCGCCACATCATCCGCCTGTACCGCAATAAACAGGGCCTGGTCAAAGCGGCCTGCGGTGCCGGCTTCCATTTCAGCGAAGAAATCGAGAAACACTTGATCATGCACTTCCCGGAAGTCAAAGAAGCCCTGTATTCGCGGAGCGTCCTCATCGTCGAAGGGGAAACGGAATACGGCTGCTTCCAGCATTTCGGCAAGACCCTGGACCTGCCTTTCGATCACTACGGCATCTGCCTCATCAATGCCCGCGGCGAAAGTTCCATTTCCAAGATCAAGAAGCTCCTGGAATACTTCAAGATTCCCGTCGTCGCCCTCTACGACGCCGACGTCAAGGGCAGCCACAAGAGCGAACGGGGCGTCTACTTCACCGATGAAATCTGCTTTGAAATGGACCTGGCCAAGACCATGATCGACCACGGCCAGCGCCGCGACCTGGACCGCATCATCAATACGGCCTGCGGCGAACACGCCCGGGCCACGACGGACATGATCAAGAAGGCCTGCCGCAAACTGGACGTCAACTTCCACGACTATCCGGCCCGCCTTCTGTGGCACGTCAATCCGCGCAATAAGAAAGCCCTGTACATCTATTATTTCGCCTGGCTCTACAGCAATAAAGGCGTCATCCTCGGCCGCCTCATCGGCCAGTCCCTGAAAAAAGAAGACATCCCGCCATCCTTCGTCCGCGCCATCGAAGCCGCCGGCCAGCTGGCAAAAGTCACAAAAGCCGTATAA
- a CDS encoding DNA topoisomerase III yields the protein MKLFIAEKPSMARELAKCLPEPHQRGNGCIRTGGGIVTWAYGHVLQQAEPQDYDPKYKRWNADDLPIIPQKWKLLVSPASKDQFKVITDLIASPDVDTIVNAGDPDREGQLLIDEILDYVGNKKPVERILLNALDEKSIHESLDDLRSNGDFVHLKESALARSRADWLIGMNLSRAYTLAARRQGHRVVFPIGRVKTPTLALVVRRQRELDNFVPVTYYVVKADFLHKNGVIRAQWQPRDTQGGLDPEGRCVDEKTARSILERLQARPDGTIVENKKTKKKEAQRLPLSLSSLQVLAGKRYGYTPQQVLDTAQELYERKLTTYPRSDCEYLPVNQRKDVPRILQNIGALEAGKLAEWAAGADGKIRSRAWNDSKITAHHAIIPTTVACPFDKLTSMQQHIYYLVAQAYLAQFYPIHEYDQTRMVIEAADETFIAHGKTVTVPGWKVLYQSDKHDEEDEEKGTLPAVRKGDGVHYQNGQVDKKATKPPPRFTPSTLLAAMKEIYKYVKDESLKKKLKEVQGIGTEATRATIIQELIQRKFLTTEGKKKYLKPTDDAYLLVDSLPDEMLYPDETAVWEERLYQMSLGKDDLNHFLHDQLSFLDTLVTAARKVVMHLAGIKVCPVCGSAMVKRHGKYGDFYGCSNYPSCRHTEPVEGEKKRPDAKPSPYPCPRCHKGTFQKRTGPYGPFWVCSQEGCNTKCADVDGVPSLYAKH from the coding sequence ATGAAACTTTTTATTGCCGAAAAACCGAGCATGGCCCGGGAACTGGCGAAGTGCCTGCCGGAGCCGCACCAGCGGGGGAACGGCTGTATCCGTACGGGCGGCGGCATCGTGACCTGGGCTTATGGCCATGTCTTGCAGCAGGCTGAACCCCAGGACTATGATCCCAAGTACAAGCGCTGGAATGCCGATGACTTGCCGATCATCCCCCAAAAGTGGAAGCTCCTGGTCAGTCCGGCCAGCAAGGATCAGTTCAAGGTCATTACGGACCTCATCGCCAGTCCCGACGTCGATACCATCGTCAACGCCGGGGACCCGGACCGGGAAGGGCAGCTGCTCATCGACGAAATCCTCGACTACGTCGGCAATAAGAAGCCTGTCGAACGGATCCTCCTGAATGCCCTCGATGAAAAGAGCATCCACGAATCCCTCGACGATTTACGCAGCAACGGTGATTTCGTCCACCTCAAGGAATCAGCCCTGGCCCGCAGCCGCGCCGACTGGCTCATCGGCATGAACCTGTCCCGGGCGTATACCCTGGCTGCCCGCCGCCAGGGGCACCGCGTCGTCTTTCCCATTGGCCGCGTCAAGACGCCGACCTTGGCCCTCGTCGTCCGCCGCCAGCGGGAACTGGACAACTTCGTGCCCGTCACGTATTACGTCGTCAAAGCCGATTTCCTTCATAAGAACGGCGTCATCCGCGCCCAATGGCAGCCCCGCGATACCCAGGGCGGCCTCGATCCGGAAGGGCGCTGTGTCGATGAAAAGACGGCCCGGTCCATCCTCGAACGCCTCCAGGCTCGGCCTGACGGTACGATTGTCGAGAACAAGAAGACCAAGAAGAAAGAGGCCCAGCGCCTGCCCCTGTCCCTGTCGTCCCTGCAGGTCCTGGCCGGCAAGCGGTATGGCTACACGCCGCAGCAGGTCCTCGATACGGCCCAGGAACTGTACGAACGGAAACTGACGACCTATCCCCGGTCGGACTGCGAATATCTGCCGGTGAACCAGCGCAAGGACGTACCGCGGATCTTGCAGAACATCGGTGCCTTGGAAGCGGGGAAGCTGGCGGAATGGGCGGCCGGTGCCGACGGCAAGATACGCAGCCGCGCCTGGAACGACAGCAAGATCACGGCCCATCACGCCATCATCCCGACGACCGTAGCCTGCCCCTTCGATAAATTGACGTCTATGCAGCAGCATATCTACTATCTCGTCGCCCAGGCCTATCTGGCCCAGTTCTATCCCATCCATGAATACGACCAGACGCGCATGGTCATCGAAGCCGCTGACGAAACCTTTATCGCCCACGGCAAGACCGTCACCGTGCCGGGCTGGAAAGTCCTCTATCAGAGCGATAAGCATGACGAGGAAGACGAAGAAAAGGGGACCCTGCCGGCGGTCCGCAAGGGCGACGGCGTCCACTACCAGAACGGCCAGGTCGACAAGAAAGCGACGAAGCCGCCGCCGCGGTTCACGCCGTCGACGCTCCTGGCAGCGATGAAGGAAATCTATAAGTACGTCAAGGATGAAAGCCTGAAGAAGAAATTGAAAGAAGTCCAGGGCATCGGCACCGAAGCGACGCGGGCGACGATCATCCAGGAACTCATCCAGCGCAAATTCCTGACGACAGAAGGGAAGAAGAAGTACCTCAAGCCAACAGACGACGCGTATCTCCTCGTCGATTCCCTGCCGGATGAAATGCTCTATCCCGACGAAACGGCGGTCTGGGAAGAACGGCTCTATCAGATGAGCCTGGGCAAGGATGACCTCAACCACTTCCTGCACGACCAGTTGTCCTTCCTGGATACCTTAGTCACGGCAGCCCGGAAAGTTGTCATGCACCTGGCCGGCATCAAGGTCTGTCCCGTCTGCGGCAGCGCCATGGTCAAGCGCCACGGCAAATACGGCGACTTCTACGGCTGCAGCAATTACCCGTCGTGCCGCCACACCGAGCCCGTCGAGGGAGAAAAGAAACGGCCCGACGCCAAGCCGTCGCCCTATCCCTGCCCGCGCTGCCATAAAGGGACCTTCCAGAAACGGACTGGCCCGTATGGCCCGTTCTGGGTCTGCAGCCAGGAAGGCTGCAACACCAAATGTGCCGACGTCGACGGCGTGCCCAGCCTCTACGCTAAACATTAG